The following coding sequences lie in one Pseudomonas svalbardensis genomic window:
- the codB gene encoding cytosine permease — MTQNDPGNDYPLSEVPMHARKGLASTAMVLLGFTFFTATMFAGGKLGVAFSFGEMMAVTIVGNLLLGIYAAGLGYIAFKSGLNSVLMGRFCFGEVGSKLSDLILGFTQIGWYAWGTATAAVVLGKYFELSEGTVLGLMVLFGLLFCATAYVGYRGLEILSYIAVPAMMLLLMLSMWVATVKVGGLEGLLAVVPTGTLDWSTAITLVFGTFVSGATQATNWTRFSRSARVAVLASLIGFFIGNGLMVLIGAYGAIVYQQPDVVEVLLLQGFAMAAMAMLLINIWSTQDNTIYNFAVAGCNLLRTGRRKTVTLAGAVIGTLLALLGMYDMLVPYLILLGTVIPPIGGVIMADFFYRYRGQYPRLADARLPAFNWSGLAAYAVGTVAAFSSPWVAPLVGIAAAALTYVLLTGVLGARTANAPLQDL, encoded by the coding sequence ATGACGCAGAACGATCCCGGTAACGATTACCCCCTCAGCGAAGTCCCGATGCATGCCCGCAAAGGCCTGGCCTCAACGGCCATGGTGCTGCTGGGTTTCACCTTTTTTACCGCGACCATGTTTGCCGGCGGCAAGCTCGGTGTGGCGTTCAGTTTCGGCGAGATGATGGCGGTGACTATCGTCGGCAATCTGCTGCTGGGGATCTACGCCGCAGGCCTTGGCTACATCGCCTTCAAGAGCGGACTCAACTCGGTATTGATGGGACGCTTTTGCTTCGGTGAAGTGGGCAGCAAGCTCAGCGACCTGATCCTCGGTTTTACCCAGATCGGCTGGTACGCCTGGGGCACGGCCACTGCCGCCGTGGTGCTGGGCAAGTATTTCGAATTGAGCGAGGGCACCGTTCTCGGGCTGATGGTGTTGTTCGGCCTGCTGTTTTGCGCGACCGCGTATGTCGGCTATCGCGGCCTGGAGATTCTGTCGTACATCGCCGTACCGGCGATGATGTTGCTGCTGATGCTGTCGATGTGGGTGGCCACGGTGAAGGTCGGCGGGCTCGAGGGTTTGCTCGCGGTAGTCCCGACGGGAACACTGGACTGGTCGACAGCGATTACCTTGGTGTTCGGCACTTTTGTAAGCGGTGCGACCCAGGCAACCAACTGGACGCGTTTCTCTCGTTCAGCACGCGTCGCGGTGCTGGCGAGCCTGATCGGTTTCTTCATCGGCAACGGCCTGATGGTGTTGATCGGTGCCTATGGCGCAATCGTCTATCAGCAACCGGATGTGGTCGAAGTGTTGCTGCTGCAAGGCTTCGCCATGGCGGCAATGGCGATGCTGCTGATCAATATCTGGAGCACCCAGGACAACACCATCTACAACTTCGCCGTCGCCGGTTGCAACCTGCTGCGCACCGGCCGTCGCAAAACCGTAACCCTGGCGGGCGCGGTGATCGGCACGTTGCTGGCGCTACTGGGCATGTACGACATGCTGGTGCCCTACCTGATTCTGCTGGGCACTGTGATTCCACCGATTGGCGGCGTGATCATGGCGGACTTCTTCTACCGTTATCGTGGTCAATATCCACGTCTGGCCGATGCCCGATTGCCGGCGTTCAACTGGTCCGGTTTAGCCGCCTACGCAGTCGGCACCGTTGCTGCGTTCAGTTCACCGTGGGTCGCGCCACTGGTAGGGATTGCCGCTGCCGCGTTAACGTATGTGCTATTGACCGGCGTGCTGGGTGCCCGTACTGCCAACGCACCATTACAAGATCTATAA
- a CDS encoding MFS transporter produces MTNLNTQTAFVPGRLEQMSTRIAFFIAGFGIAAWAPLVPYAKARAGLDEGTLGLLLLCLGVGSILAMPMAGLLATRFGCRRVVSAGVLLICAALPLLATVTSIPALIAALFMFGAGLGTVDSTVNLQAVIVERASGKTMMSGFHGLFSLGGIVGAAGVSALLGFGVSPLGATLVVIVMLLIALAKAAPHLLPYGSESSGPAFAVPHGIVLFIGGMCFIVFLAEGAALDWSAVFLAQERGIDTAYAGLGYAAFALTMTVGRLTGDSIVRRLGATRVIVFGGLTAAAGLFVATFAPSWEAALVGYALLGAGCSNIVPVLYTAVGKQTVMPESVAVPAITTLGYAGILAGPALIGFIAHGSSLSFAFGLMAVLLVAVAIGGKVLKV; encoded by the coding sequence ATGACCAACCTCAACACTCAAACCGCATTTGTTCCCGGACGCCTGGAACAGATGTCCACGCGCATCGCCTTTTTCATTGCCGGCTTCGGTATCGCTGCGTGGGCGCCGCTGGTGCCCTACGCCAAGGCTCGGGCCGGGCTGGATGAAGGGACGCTCGGTTTGCTGCTGTTGTGCCTGGGGGTGGGGTCGATTCTGGCGATGCCGATGGCGGGGCTTCTGGCCACGCGTTTCGGCTGTCGCCGGGTGGTGAGTGCCGGGGTGTTGCTGATCTGTGCGGCCCTGCCGCTATTGGCGACGGTGACGTCGATTCCGGCGTTGATTGCGGCGTTGTTCATGTTCGGCGCGGGGCTGGGCACGGTGGATTCGACGGTGAACCTGCAAGCGGTGATCGTCGAACGGGCCAGCGGCAAGACCATGATGTCGGGTTTCCATGGGCTGTTCAGCCTGGGTGGGATTGTAGGTGCGGCGGGTGTCAGCGCCCTGCTCGGCTTTGGGGTTTCACCGCTGGGGGCAACGCTGGTGGTGATCGTGATGCTGCTGATCGCCCTGGCCAAGGCCGCGCCACACCTATTGCCCTACGGCAGCGAAAGTTCGGGGCCGGCGTTTGCTGTTCCCCATGGCATCGTGCTGTTCATCGGCGGGATGTGTTTCATCGTGTTCCTCGCCGAAGGCGCGGCACTCGACTGGAGCGCGGTGTTCCTGGCGCAGGAGCGCGGGATCGACACGGCGTATGCGGGGCTGGGTTACGCGGCGTTTGCGTTGACCATGACCGTCGGACGTTTGACCGGTGATTCGATCGTGCGTCGTCTCGGCGCTACCCGGGTGATTGTGTTCGGTGGGTTGACGGCCGCAGCGGGCCTGTTTGTGGCGACCTTCGCCCCGAGTTGGGAAGCGGCACTGGTGGGTTATGCATTGTTGGGGGCGGGTTGTTCGAACATTGTGCCGGTGTTGTACACCGCAGTGGGTAAACAGACGGTGATGCCCGAAAGCGTCGCCGTGCCGGCCATTACCACACTGGGTTACGCGGGCATTCTTGCGGGGCCTGCGTTGATCGGGTTTATCGCCCATGGCAGCAGTTTGAGTTTTGCCTTCGGGTTGATGGCGGTGTTGCTGGTGGCGGTGGCCATTGGCGGCAAGGTGTTGAAGGTTTAG
- a CDS encoding alpha/beta fold hydrolase: MTDWPLPQTYRFNGHSVRYAVRGDGPPLVFVHGTPFSSYVWHRIAPHFITTHRVHYFDLLGYGLSEKIEGDVSLGVQNDLLAHLLDHWGLERPDLVAHDFGGATALRAHLLNGKDYRSLTLIDPVALTPWGSPFVQHVRQHEAAFSGLPDYIQQAIVPTYIRGAIKREIPDDELAPYVQPWLGDPGQAAFYRQIAQMDERYTREAEGLYPTIRCPVQILWGEDDQWIPIERGQALHQMIPGSRFQAIPNAGHLVQEDAPEAIVAALLKFLPQHKSS; the protein is encoded by the coding sequence ATGACGGACTGGCCGCTGCCTCAGACCTATCGCTTCAACGGGCACTCCGTTCGCTACGCCGTACGGGGCGACGGTCCGCCGTTGGTGTTCGTGCATGGCACGCCCTTCTCTTCTTACGTGTGGCACCGGATTGCGCCGCACTTCATCACCACCCATCGGGTGCATTACTTTGATCTGTTGGGGTATGGGCTATCGGAGAAAATCGAGGGCGATGTGTCACTGGGTGTGCAGAACGACCTGTTGGCTCACTTGCTCGATCACTGGGGTCTGGAGCGACCAGACCTCGTCGCTCACGACTTCGGCGGCGCCACCGCCCTGCGTGCTCACCTGCTGAACGGCAAGGACTACCGCAGCCTGACGCTGATTGATCCAGTGGCGCTGACGCCCTGGGGTTCGCCGTTTGTGCAGCACGTGCGTCAGCATGAGGCGGCATTCAGTGGCCTGCCCGATTACATTCAACAAGCAATCGTGCCGACCTATATTCGCGGGGCGATCAAGCGCGAAATTCCGGACGACGAACTCGCGCCTTACGTGCAGCCGTGGCTCGGCGATCCGGGGCAAGCGGCGTTCTACCGGCAGATTGCGCAGATGGACGAGCGTTATACCCGTGAGGCCGAAGGGCTGTACCCGACGATTCGTTGTCCGGTGCAGATTCTGTGGGGGGAAGACGATCAGTGGATTCCCATTGAACGCGGGCAGGCGTTGCATCAGATGATTCCGGGGTCGCGGTTTCAGGCGATTCCGAATGCCGGGCATCTGGTTCAGGAGGATGCGCCGGAAGCGATTGTCGCAGCGTTGCTGAAGTTTTTGCCGCAACACAAATCCTCATGA
- the codA gene encoding cytosine deaminase, which produces MHIINARLRNQDGLHELHLENGLISNIARQTEAPTLGPDDLDAGGNLVVPPFVEPHIHLDATLTAGEPRWNMSGTLFEGIECWGERKVTITEEDTKTRAKKTIQTLAAHGIQHVRTHVDVTDPQLTALKAMLEVREESRHLIDMQIVAFPQEGIESYRNGRELMEEAIRMGADVVGGIPHFEYTRDQGVSSVKFLMDLAERTGCLVDVHCDETDDPHSRFLEVLAEEARSRDMGSRVTASHTTAMGSYDNAYCAKLFRLLGHSGISFVSCPTESIHLQGRFDNFPKRRGVTRVNELLEAGMNVCFGQDSIVDPWYPLGNGNILRVLEAGLHICHMLGYRNLQSALDLVTDNSAKAMNLGDRYGLERGRPANLLILSADSDYEVIRSQGLPLYSVRDGKVLMKRQMPVVEFFGDQS; this is translated from the coding sequence ATGCACATCATCAACGCCCGCCTGCGCAACCAAGATGGCCTGCATGAGTTGCACCTGGAAAACGGCCTGATCAGCAACATCGCCCGACAGACCGAAGCGCCGACCCTGGGCCCCGATGATCTGGACGCCGGCGGCAACCTGGTGGTGCCACCCTTCGTCGAGCCGCACATCCACCTCGACGCCACGCTCACCGCCGGCGAGCCGCGCTGGAACATGAGCGGCACGCTGTTCGAAGGCATCGAGTGCTGGGGCGAGCGCAAGGTGACGATCACCGAAGAAGACACCAAAACACGCGCCAAGAAAACCATCCAGACCCTCGCCGCCCACGGCATCCAGCACGTGCGCACCCACGTCGACGTCACCGACCCGCAGCTCACCGCGCTCAAGGCGATGCTCGAAGTGCGCGAAGAAAGCCGTCACCTGATCGACATGCAGATCGTTGCGTTCCCGCAGGAAGGCATCGAGTCGTACCGCAACGGTCGCGAGCTGATGGAAGAAGCGATCCGCATGGGGGCCGATGTGGTCGGCGGCATTCCGCATTTCGAGTACACCCGCGATCAAGGCGTGAGTTCAGTGAAATTCCTGATGGACCTGGCCGAGCGCACCGGTTGCCTGGTGGACGTGCATTGCGATGAAACCGACGACCCGCACTCACGCTTTCTGGAGGTGCTGGCCGAAGAAGCCCGCAGTCGCGACATGGGCTCGCGGGTGACCGCCAGCCACACCACGGCCATGGGCTCTTACGACAACGCTTACTGCGCCAAACTGTTTCGCTTGCTCGGGCATTCGGGGATCAGTTTTGTCTCCTGCCCCACCGAAAGCATTCACCTGCAAGGGCGCTTCGACAACTTTCCGAAACGTCGTGGCGTGACCCGTGTCAACGAGCTACTCGAAGCCGGGATGAACGTGTGTTTCGGCCAGGATTCGATCGTCGACCCGTGGTATCCGCTGGGCAACGGCAATATCTTGCGGGTGCTCGAAGCCGGCCTGCACATCTGCCACATGCTCGGTTACCGCAACCTGCAAAGCGCGCTGGACCTGGTCACCGACAACAGCGCCAAGGCCATGAATTTGGGGGATCGATATGGACTGGAACGCGGGCGGCCGGCGAATTTGCTGATTCTGTCGGCGGACAGCGATTACGAGGTGATCCGCAGCCAGGGCCTGCCGCTGTATTCGGTGCGCGATGGCAAAGTGTTGATGAAGCGGCAGATGCCGGTGGTGGAGTTCTTCGGCGATCAGAGCTGA
- a CDS encoding diaminopimelate epimerase, whose protein sequence is MARRYDARGNIYMVVAPEDLRSSGIDIPDQASAAAQTRKVWALAAIEACCGWAPGTQPPGSKAHRSDGLLVGPFQSSHPFDLLIVNTDGTLAERSGNGLTIFSQALSDLGLWPRDEACLLRVHHDKADMPSPGETSVKLAQIEGVHGFWLDLGKPAFGPGAVSAEGVEGVAFNGRELSHVQPLALLDAGWARSQFVRVGNPHCVTLVDNSGALPSNEQMRQAGLSEGLMRIAYAMPTGEGRPCPAGINLQWAMLESEGRVVARVFERGEGPTASSGTSASAVACAAWRVGWVTACEVKVVMPGGTAPILLEEESGELSRVSLFGTARLMD, encoded by the coding sequence ATGGCGCGGAGGTACGATGCACGAGGCAATATCTACATGGTTGTGGCGCCTGAGGACTTGCGCAGCAGTGGTATCGACATACCCGATCAGGCCAGCGCCGCCGCGCAAACCCGCAAGGTCTGGGCGTTGGCGGCCATCGAGGCTTGCTGTGGCTGGGCCCCCGGCACACAACCACCGGGCAGCAAGGCCCATCGTAGCGATGGTTTGCTGGTGGGGCCGTTCCAGTCGTCGCATCCTTTTGATTTGTTGATCGTGAACACCGACGGCACCCTGGCCGAGCGTAGCGGCAACGGCCTGACGATTTTTTCCCAGGCGCTCAGCGACCTTGGGCTCTGGCCGAGGGATGAAGCGTGTCTGCTCAGGGTTCATCATGACAAGGCCGATATGCCTTCACCGGGAGAAACATCGGTGAAACTGGCGCAGATCGAAGGTGTGCACGGTTTTTGGCTGGACTTGGGCAAGCCTGCCTTCGGGCCGGGGGCCGTCAGTGCCGAAGGGGTTGAAGGCGTGGCATTCAATGGTCGCGAACTCAGCCACGTACAGCCATTGGCATTGCTGGATGCCGGGTGGGCGCGAAGTCAATTCGTGCGGGTTGGCAATCCGCATTGCGTAACGCTTGTGGATAACTCGGGTGCCTTGCCGAGTAATGAGCAGATGCGCCAAGCGGGATTGTCCGAAGGGCTGATGCGTATCGCCTATGCCATGCCGACCGGGGAAGGCCGACCGTGCCCGGCGGGGATCAATCTGCAATGGGCGATGCTTGAGTCTGAAGGGCGAGTCGTCGCGCGGGTATTCGAGCGTGGAGAGGGGCCGACGGCGTCGTCGGGCACCAGCGCCAGTGCGGTGGCTTGCGCGGCGTGGCGGGTGGGTTGGGTCACGGCTTGCGAAGTGAAAGTCGTCATGCCCGGGGGGACGGCGCCGATTTTGCTGGAGGAAGAGTCGGGGGAGTTGAGTCGGGTCAGTCTGTTTGGTACGGCTCGGTTAATGGATTGA